In Marixanthomonas ophiurae, one genomic interval encodes:
- a CDS encoding phosphocholine cytidylyltransferase family protein, which produces MKIVILAAGIGSRLGNPFPKPLTPLKNGKSIMQMMLENIDKYFSEHDVYVVVGFKKNSIMENFPQMAYVYNPYFDQTNTAKSLVRALKKCKGESVLWFNGDVVFDEKLLENLKPHIEEDTSFVAVNTNFVGDEEVKYTLENGYIDQLSKEVKNGLGEAVGVNFISKNDLSQYIRRLEECDNNDYFERGLELLIEKDNAKVKAVDISAFNCMEIDFQEDLDNVNKFL; this is translated from the coding sequence ATGAAAATCGTAATACTTGCTGCCGGAATTGGCTCCAGGTTGGGCAACCCATTTCCTAAACCACTTACACCACTAAAAAACGGAAAAAGCATTATGCAAATGATGCTCGAAAACATAGACAAATATTTTTCTGAACACGATGTTTACGTAGTAGTCGGGTTCAAAAAAAACAGCATTATGGAAAATTTTCCGCAAATGGCTTATGTTTATAATCCATATTTTGACCAAACCAACACAGCAAAAAGCCTTGTACGAGCATTAAAAAAATGCAAAGGAGAAAGTGTCCTTTGGTTTAATGGTGATGTTGTTTTTGATGAAAAATTACTAGAAAACTTAAAGCCACATATAGAAGAAGACACTTCGTTCGTAGCCGTAAACACAAACTTTGTGGGTGATGAAGAAGTAAAATATACCTTAGAAAACGGCTATATTGATCAACTTTCAAAAGAAGTAAAAAACGGTTTAGGTGAAGCAGTTGGCGTTAACTTTATTTCAAAAAATGATCTTTCACAATATATTAGAAGATTAGAGGAATGTGATAATAATGATTACTTTGAACGTGGACTCGAACTGCTTATTGAAAAAGATAATGCGAAAGTAAAAGCGGTAGATATTTCAGCGTTTAATTGTATGGAAATCGATTTTCAAGAAGATTTAGACAACGTAAATAAATTTCTGTAA
- a CDS encoding CDP-glycerol glycerophosphotransferase family protein has translation MKPIKKVLQEQSHEYIWFITPKLSTLFPFTDEPVTQSIAELEAFKSDAVIAPGNEVPHYLRGLKVQIFHGLAGEKKGHFHIRHYFDLYLTQGPFFTRGFNKLKARFKNFDVIETGWSKLDLYVENNEETRSAKEDLLTKHNAKYVLLYAPTFSPSLTSAEVLEPEIEQLAQHGDYIINIKFHDLMAPKFIEAYKNIAAKYDTVYFKEGRDIISQFLVADLLISDTSSVIYEFLLLNKPVITFGNINENIQWNNLTEKNKLEEAVVENLTKDSFAEKRATIIAEYHPYHDGKSSERMIETIEKYIEKNGVPEKRKLSLFRKYKINKIFDRKS, from the coding sequence ATGAAACCCATAAAAAAGGTTTTGCAAGAACAAAGTCATGAATATATCTGGTTTATCACTCCAAAGCTGTCAACTCTTTTTCCATTCACCGACGAACCGGTCACACAAAGCATTGCTGAATTAGAAGCTTTTAAAAGCGACGCCGTTATTGCACCTGGAAATGAAGTCCCTCATTATTTACGAGGATTAAAAGTTCAAATTTTTCATGGATTGGCGGGAGAGAAAAAAGGGCACTTTCATATTCGTCATTATTTTGACCTCTACTTAACGCAAGGACCTTTTTTTACAAGAGGTTTCAACAAACTAAAAGCACGTTTTAAAAATTTTGACGTGATAGAAACCGGCTGGTCAAAACTGGATTTATATGTAGAAAATAATGAAGAAACACGTTCTGCAAAAGAGGACTTACTAACAAAACACAATGCCAAATATGTTTTGCTGTATGCGCCTACCTTCTCCCCTTCTCTTACCTCTGCCGAAGTATTAGAACCTGAAATTGAGCAATTGGCCCAACACGGCGACTATATAATCAACATTAAATTTCACGATTTAATGGCCCCAAAATTTATCGAGGCTTATAAAAATATTGCAGCTAAATATGACACCGTTTATTTTAAAGAAGGTCGCGATATCATTTCACAGTTTTTAGTAGCAGACTTATTAATTAGCGACACTTCATCGGTTATTTATGAATTTTTATTGCTGAACAAACCCGTTATTACCTTTGGAAATATCAATGAAAATATACAATGGAACAACCTTACCGAAAAAAATAAGTTAGAAGAAGCTGTTGTAGAAAACCTCACCAAGGATTCTTTTGCCGAAAAACGCGCTACAATAATTGCTGAATACCATCCCTATCACGACGGAAAGTCTTCAGAAAGAATGATAGAAACCATTGAAAAATATATTGAAAAAAACGGCGTACCGGAAAAACGAAAATTATCCCTTTTCAGAAAATATAAAATCAATAAGATTTTTGATAGAAAATCGTAA
- a CDS encoding DUF349 domain-containing protein produces the protein MSDEKTAKEKEKKTVSENNEAINTSEKEVEKVKDIDKADSKEDTEVLENALVDESTKTKAPKEKLSAEEDSSEEQVEKLSEEKTEKKTAPKEEVTSDKAETEKVSNEKPEEEDEEEEEEITSSDDDEKEHEEEDEGKDYSELSKKELISEFKSLLKDNPVQKIKNEVEEIRSEFNSKFNELLEQKKEEFLADGGNVIDFQYTTPLKKDFNSLYFDYKEKRNKHYKNLKRDLHANLEKRQNLIEELKGLLNAEESMGKTYNHFKDIQKRWHEAGAIPRDKYNLVWNNYHHHVENFYDFLHLNREFRDMDFKHNLEQKLKLIGRAEELAQEQNINKAFRELQMLHKMWKEDVGPVAKEYREDVWDKFSEATKVIHDKRHAHLEEQEKEYEANYEVKKDLINQIKQISENTKPSHQAWQHAIKKVQELRDAYFAAGKVPRALNKGIWNAFKDATRTFNRTKNAYYKDQKKEQYANLEKKRELVKIAEDNKDSDDTETTTPLMKKIQADWKKIGHVPRKYSDKIWKQFKAACNHYFDRLHAQKDEEKEEEKEHYAAKESLLERMNNLDLSGDHKEDLKTIKANISEWKKIGRVPYKKRNIEQKFNKTLDGLFNKLDLSKKDAELIKFENKLNTLSNRDDERKLKNEHFFISKKINETKDEIRQLENNLSFFKHVDDDNPLVKEVHNNIAKHKEQLEVWKAKLSKIKSVRDA, from the coding sequence ATGTCTGACGAAAAAACGGCAAAAGAAAAAGAAAAAAAAACAGTTTCAGAAAACAATGAAGCCATCAATACTTCAGAAAAAGAAGTAGAAAAGGTTAAAGATATTGACAAAGCAGATTCTAAAGAGGATACTGAAGTATTAGAAAATGCACTAGTTGATGAATCTACTAAAACTAAAGCCCCAAAAGAAAAACTTTCTGCAGAAGAAGATTCTTCCGAAGAACAAGTAGAAAAGTTGTCTGAGGAAAAAACAGAAAAAAAAACTGCACCTAAAGAAGAAGTCACTTCCGATAAAGCTGAAACAGAAAAAGTTTCAAACGAAAAACCTGAGGAAGAAGATGAAGAGGAAGAAGAAGAGATTACTTCTTCAGATGATGATGAAAAAGAACATGAGGAAGAAGATGAGGGAAAAGACTACAGCGAACTTTCTAAAAAAGAGTTGATCAGTGAGTTTAAGTCGTTACTCAAAGATAATCCTGTTCAAAAAATTAAAAATGAAGTTGAAGAGATAAGATCAGAATTCAACTCAAAATTCAATGAGCTTTTAGAACAAAAAAAGGAAGAATTCTTGGCCGATGGTGGAAACGTTATCGACTTTCAATATACCACTCCACTAAAGAAAGATTTTAATTCTCTTTATTTTGATTATAAAGAAAAACGCAATAAGCACTACAAAAACTTAAAGCGTGACCTGCATGCCAACCTTGAAAAAAGGCAAAATCTTATTGAGGAATTAAAAGGTTTGTTAAATGCTGAAGAAAGCATGGGCAAAACCTACAACCACTTTAAAGATATACAAAAACGTTGGCACGAAGCAGGAGCTATACCAAGGGATAAGTACAATTTAGTATGGAATAATTATCACCATCACGTTGAAAATTTTTACGATTTTCTACATTTAAATCGTGAGTTCCGAGATATGGATTTTAAACATAACCTGGAACAAAAACTTAAATTAATAGGTAGAGCTGAAGAATTAGCTCAGGAACAAAACATCAATAAAGCATTTAGAGAATTGCAAATGCTACACAAAATGTGGAAAGAAGATGTGGGTCCTGTTGCTAAAGAATATCGTGAAGATGTTTGGGATAAATTTAGTGAAGCCACTAAGGTTATACATGATAAACGTCATGCACACCTAGAAGAGCAAGAAAAGGAATATGAAGCTAATTATGAGGTAAAGAAAGACCTTATTAACCAGATAAAGCAAATTTCAGAAAATACCAAGCCTAGTCATCAAGCGTGGCAACATGCCATAAAAAAAGTACAAGAATTACGTGATGCCTATTTTGCTGCTGGAAAAGTACCAAGAGCTTTAAATAAAGGAATTTGGAACGCATTTAAAGATGCTACTCGCACATTCAATCGGACTAAAAATGCTTATTATAAAGATCAGAAAAAAGAGCAGTATGCTAATTTAGAAAAGAAGCGTGAGTTAGTAAAAATTGCCGAAGACAACAAAGACAGTGACGACACCGAGACTACAACTCCGTTGATGAAAAAAATCCAAGCAGATTGGAAAAAAATTGGTCACGTACCACGAAAATACAGCGATAAAATCTGGAAACAGTTTAAAGCAGCATGCAACCATTACTTTGATAGATTACACGCTCAAAAAGACGAAGAAAAGGAAGAAGAAAAAGAACATTACGCAGCTAAAGAAAGTCTGCTAGAAAGAATGAACAACCTTGACCTTTCGGGAGATCATAAAGAAGATTTAAAAACCATTAAGGCAAACATTAGCGAATGGAAAAAAATTGGTCGTGTCCCTTATAAAAAGCGAAACATTGAACAAAAATTTAATAAAACCTTGGATGGTTTGTTTAATAAATTAGACCTAAGCAAAAAAGATGCTGAGCTTATTAAATTTGAAAATAAGCTTAACACCTTAAGCAACCGGGATGATGAGCGAAAACTTAAAAATGAACACTTCTTTATTTCGAAAAAGATAAATGAAACTAAAGATGAGATTCGACAATTAGAAAACAACCTAAGCTTCTTTAAACACGTAGATGACGATAATCCTTTAGTGAAAGAAGTACATAATAACATTGCCAAACACAAAGAGCAGTTAGAAGTTTGGAAAGCCAAACTTTCTAAAATAAAATCGGTTAGAGATGCCTAA
- a CDS encoding DUF5606 family protein encodes MSLEKILSISGKPGLYKLQTQTRSGFLAESLIDGKKINVSGRHNVSLLSEIAIYTLTEEVPIREVFSKISEKENGGAAISHKEPKIKLEEYFFEVLPDYDEDRVYPSDIKKVIQWYNLLQKNEITDFSKPKESEKETSSEEE; translated from the coding sequence ATGAGCTTAGAAAAGATTTTATCGATTTCCGGCAAACCCGGACTCTATAAGTTACAAACCCAGACCCGAAGTGGCTTTTTAGCCGAATCACTGATTGACGGAAAAAAAATTAACGTAAGCGGGCGTCATAATGTAAGTTTATTGAGCGAGATAGCGATATATACATTAACTGAAGAAGTTCCAATTAGAGAGGTGTTCTCAAAAATTTCAGAAAAAGAAAATGGGGGAGCGGCCATCAGCCATAAAGAACCTAAAATTAAATTGGAAGAATACTTTTTTGAGGTATTACCAGATTATGATGAAGATCGTGTGTATCCAAGTGATATCAAGAAGGTGATACAATGGTATAACTTGCTTCAAAAAAATGAAATTACCGATTTTTCTAAACCTAAAGAATCTGAAAAAGAAACATCTTCAGAAGAAGAGTAG
- the def gene encoding peptide deformylase, which translates to MILPIVAYGDPVLKKEAKEIDADYPKLDELLENMYETMYAARGVGLAAPQIGLPIRVFLVDASPFADDEDLTEEERKQLEGFKKTFINARILEESGDEWAFNEGCLSIPEVREDVFRQPKIVIEYEDENFKTHKETIKGIAARIVQHEYDHIEGILFTDKLSPLKKRLIKSKLSKISAGKISIDYRMRFPKAKKKR; encoded by the coding sequence ATGATTTTACCGATTGTAGCATACGGCGATCCCGTTTTAAAAAAGGAAGCAAAAGAGATTGATGCAGATTATCCAAAACTGGATGAATTGCTTGAAAATATGTACGAAACAATGTACGCTGCAAGGGGTGTTGGCCTAGCCGCGCCACAGATAGGACTTCCTATTCGTGTATTTTTAGTAGATGCAAGTCCTTTTGCCGATGATGAAGATTTAACTGAAGAAGAACGCAAGCAACTTGAAGGTTTCAAAAAAACATTTATAAACGCTCGTATTTTGGAAGAATCTGGTGACGAATGGGCTTTTAACGAAGGGTGTTTGAGTATTCCGGAGGTTCGGGAAGATGTGTTCCGCCAACCAAAAATTGTTATTGAATATGAAGATGAAAATTTCAAAACTCATAAGGAAACAATAAAAGGAATTGCTGCTCGTATTGTACAACACGAATACGATCACATTGAAGGTATTTTATTTACAGATAAACTGTCGCCGTTAAAGAAACGGCTGATTAAGAGTAAGTTAAGTAAAATTTCAGCCGGAAAAATTAGTATAGATTATAGAATGCGTTTTCCAAAAGCAAAAAAGAAACGTTAA
- the ruvX gene encoding Holliday junction resolvase RuvX, which translates to MGRILAIDYGTKRTGIAITDELQLIASGLTTVPTKELFDFLKKYIASEKVELILVGEPKQKDGSASDVEVHIKEFIVQFSKAFPTMELKRVDERYSSKMAFQTMIDSGLKKKQRRNKALIDEISATIILQEYLYNR; encoded by the coding sequence ATGGGACGAATTTTAGCCATAGATTACGGTACGAAACGTACTGGAATTGCTATTACTGACGAATTACAGTTAATAGCTTCTGGATTGACAACGGTACCCACAAAAGAATTATTCGATTTTCTGAAAAAATATATAGCTTCAGAAAAAGTTGAATTGATTTTAGTGGGTGAGCCTAAGCAGAAAGATGGTTCTGCCAGTGATGTGGAAGTTCATATTAAAGAATTTATCGTGCAATTTTCCAAAGCATTTCCAACCATGGAACTAAAAAGAGTAGATGAAAGGTACTCAAGTAAAATGGCGTTCCAAACGATGATTGATAGTGGTTTAAAGAAAAAGCAACGCAGAAACAAAGCGTTGATTGATGAAATTAGTGCCACCATCATTTTACAAGAATATTTATACAATAGATAG
- the mazG gene encoding nucleoside triphosphate pyrophosphohydrolase: MNSRKDQLRAFDRLLTIMDELREQCPWDKKQTLQTLRHLTIEETYELGDAILDNNLEEVKGELGDLLLHIVFYAKIGSETNDFDIADVINQICEKLISRHPHIYGDVDVADEEEVKRNWENLKLKEGKKSVLEGVPKSLPSLVKANRIQDKVAGVGFDWEEPQQVFEKLKEELEELQHEVANNNKDKIEAEFGDVLFSMINYARFLHVNPENALERTNKKFINRFQYLESKAKEKGIALKDMTLSEMDVFWEEAKQL, from the coding sequence ATGAACTCAAGAAAAGACCAATTGCGTGCATTTGACCGCCTTTTAACTATCATGGATGAACTTCGTGAACAATGCCCTTGGGACAAAAAACAAACCTTGCAGACCTTGCGACACCTCACTATTGAAGAAACGTACGAATTAGGTGATGCAATTTTGGATAATAATCTTGAGGAAGTTAAAGGAGAATTGGGCGATTTGTTGCTACATATTGTCTTTTATGCTAAAATTGGTAGCGAAACTAATGATTTTGACATTGCTGATGTTATCAACCAAATTTGTGAAAAATTGATATCTCGTCACCCACATATTTATGGTGATGTTGATGTGGCTGATGAAGAAGAAGTAAAAAGAAATTGGGAAAACTTAAAGCTTAAAGAGGGTAAGAAAAGTGTGCTAGAGGGTGTGCCGAAATCGCTTCCTTCATTGGTGAAAGCAAATAGAATTCAAGATAAAGTAGCTGGAGTAGGTTTTGATTGGGAGGAGCCACAGCAAGTTTTTGAAAAATTAAAAGAAGAATTAGAAGAGCTACAACATGAAGTAGCAAATAACAATAAAGATAAAATAGAAGCCGAATTTGGCGATGTGTTATTTTCTATGATTAACTACGCCCGTTTCTTACATGTAAACCCTGAAAATGCTTTAGAGCGAACTAATAAAAAGTTTATTAATAGGTTTCAGTATTTAGAAAGTAAGGCTAAAGAAAAAGGAATAGCATTGAAAGATATGACGTTATCCGAAATGGATGTTTTTTGGGAAGAAGCGAAACAGTTATAA
- the nhaA gene encoding Na+/H+ antiporter NhaA, with protein sequence MIKKALVTPFKKFIKIEAFSGILLLVATIIALVWANSPYADTYQAIWDYKLGFSIQDFELNKPLILWVNDGLMAIFFFLIGLEIKREFLIGELNTIKKIAFPLFGAIGGMTIPVLFFFFLNKSPETTEGWAIPMATDIAFALAVLNLLGNRVPLSLKVFLTAFAIVDDIGAVLVIALFYSESINLGLLTGAMGLLGFLYFVSYRGYYSRFMLLIFGIVIWVLFLKSGIHPTIAGILLAFSIPVRQKIYTPDFIDTLMDITNNIKKAEVINKPILSKEQIREIDDLEDWTSKYQSPLQHLEHGLHGWVAYFIIPIFAFANAGVMLNSGVQLETSLITVIAASLVLGNSIGVTTIVLFAQRIRLISIPNDITFKHIVGVSFLAGIGFTMSIFVASLAFKNNPAYIDSAKIGILLGSFISALIGFFILRIGSTKKHRRAKK encoded by the coding sequence ATGATTAAAAAAGCTCTCGTTACACCTTTCAAAAAATTTATAAAAATTGAAGCCTTTAGTGGAATCTTGTTACTTGTGGCAACTATTATTGCTTTGGTTTGGGCTAATTCGCCTTATGCAGATACCTACCAAGCAATATGGGACTATAAACTTGGTTTTTCAATTCAGGATTTCGAGCTAAATAAACCTCTTATACTTTGGGTTAATGATGGATTAATGGCCATTTTCTTTTTCTTGATCGGTTTAGAAATAAAAAGAGAGTTTTTAATAGGCGAATTAAACACCATTAAAAAAATTGCGTTTCCACTTTTTGGAGCCATTGGAGGGATGACTATCCCTGTCTTGTTTTTCTTTTTCCTTAATAAAAGCCCCGAAACTACTGAAGGCTGGGCAATACCGATGGCTACAGATATTGCATTTGCCTTAGCAGTATTAAACCTTTTGGGGAATAGAGTCCCCCTTAGCCTTAAAGTTTTCTTGACGGCATTTGCAATTGTTGATGATATTGGGGCCGTTTTGGTAATTGCTCTTTTTTATAGTGAAAGTATCAACCTTGGTTTATTAACAGGAGCTATGGGGCTATTGGGATTCTTGTACTTTGTTTCGTACCGAGGATATTATTCAAGGTTCATGCTTCTTATTTTTGGTATTGTTATTTGGGTCTTATTTTTAAAATCAGGTATTCACCCTACAATTGCAGGTATCTTATTAGCTTTTTCAATTCCTGTGCGCCAAAAGATTTATACTCCAGACTTTATTGATACTCTAATGGATATAACCAATAACATTAAAAAAGCTGAAGTAATAAATAAACCCATACTGTCCAAAGAACAAATTAGAGAAATTGATGATTTAGAGGATTGGACCAGTAAGTACCAAAGTCCACTGCAACACTTAGAGCATGGATTGCACGGTTGGGTAGCGTATTTCATCATTCCCATTTTTGCTTTTGCCAATGCAGGAGTTATGCTTAATAGTGGTGTTCAACTGGAAACTAGCTTAATAACGGTTATTGCTGCATCATTAGTTTTAGGAAACAGTATTGGTGTTACAACTATTGTCCTTTTTGCACAGCGCATACGGTTAATTTCAATACCAAACGACATTACTTTTAAACACATTGTAGGAGTTTCCTTTTTAGCCGGAATTGGGTTTACTATGTCCATTTTTGTAGCTAGTTTAGCATTTAAAAATAATCCAGCCTATATTGATTCAGCAAAAATAGGTATCCTTCTCGGCTCCTTTATTTCTGCATTGATTGGATTCTTTATTTTAAGGATAGGTTCTACTAAAAAACACAGACGTGCTAAGAAATAA
- a CDS encoding 2,3,4,5-tetrahydropyridine-2,6-dicarboxylate N-succinyltransferase, translated as MSQLQQIIEKAWDDRSLLQDTETINAIREVVKLCDEGKLRCAEPINDGWQVNEWVKKAVVLYFPIQKMETMEAGIFEYHDKIPLKKGYKEKGVRVVPHAVARHGAYVSKGVIMMPSYVNIGAYVDEGTMVDTWATVGSCAQIGKNVHLSGGVGIGGVLEPLQAAPVIIEDNAFIGSRCIVVEGVRVEKEAVLGANVVLTASTKIIDVTGDKPVETKGLIPSRSVVIPGSYTKKFPAGEFQVPCALIIGKRKESTNKKTSLNDALREYNVAV; from the coding sequence ATGAGCCAGTTACAACAAATAATAGAAAAAGCTTGGGACGATCGTTCCTTATTACAAGATACTGAAACCATAAACGCTATTCGGGAAGTAGTAAAACTTTGCGATGAAGGAAAACTTCGTTGTGCAGAACCTATTAACGATGGATGGCAAGTAAACGAATGGGTAAAAAAAGCAGTGGTTTTATATTTCCCAATTCAAAAAATGGAAACTATGGAAGCTGGTATTTTTGAATATCATGATAAAATTCCGTTGAAAAAAGGCTATAAAGAAAAAGGCGTTCGTGTAGTTCCGCATGCAGTTGCCCGTCACGGTGCTTATGTTTCAAAAGGGGTTATAATGATGCCTAGTTATGTAAATATTGGCGCCTATGTTGACGAAGGTACGATGGTTGACACGTGGGCAACTGTGGGAAGTTGTGCTCAAATTGGTAAAAACGTTCACCTGAGTGGCGGTGTAGGTATTGGAGGGGTTTTAGAACCCTTACAAGCTGCCCCAGTAATTATAGAAGACAATGCTTTTATTGGTTCACGATGTATTGTTGTAGAAGGCGTACGGGTGGAGAAAGAAGCTGTATTAGGCGCTAATGTAGTATTGACGGCTTCTACAAAAATAATCGATGTTACCGGTGATAAGCCTGTTGAAACAAAAGGTTTAATTCCATCGCGATCAGTAGTAATTCCTGGAAGTTATACCAAAAAATTTCCCGCTGGTGAATTTCAAGTACCATGTGCTTTAATTATTGGTAAAAGAAAAGAAAGTACCAATAAAAAAACATCGCTTAACGACGCCCTTCGCGAGTATAATGTAGCGGTTTAA
- a CDS encoding class I SAM-dependent methyltransferase, giving the protein MPNRPICPLCKLNDNIKYYNGKEGLFYRCNTCDLVYKASTHYPSQKNEKERYLTHNNDITDIGYQNFVSPIVNAVATDFSTNALGLDFGAGTGPVITKMLSDKGYSLTLYDTFFHPDREVLKLPYDYIVCCEVMEHFHNPDKEFLLLKSLLKPNGKLYCMTDLFSIKTNFENWHYKNDKTHVVFYSETTLKWIQQSFNFTDVEIDGRLIVFTS; this is encoded by the coding sequence ATGCCTAATCGCCCAATTTGCCCATTATGTAAGCTTAATGATAATATTAAATACTATAATGGCAAAGAAGGTTTATTTTACAGATGCAACACCTGTGATTTGGTTTACAAAGCAAGTACCCATTACCCGTCCCAAAAAAATGAAAAGGAACGGTATTTAACGCATAATAACGATATAACAGACATTGGCTACCAAAATTTTGTTTCCCCTATTGTAAATGCTGTAGCCACAGACTTTTCTACCAATGCTCTTGGGCTAGACTTTGGTGCTGGAACAGGTCCTGTTATTACCAAAATGCTATCCGATAAAGGGTATTCTTTAACCTTATACGATACTTTTTTTCATCCAGATCGGGAAGTATTAAAGCTACCATATGATTATATAGTGTGCTGTGAAGTGATGGAGCATTTTCACAATCCAGATAAAGAGTTTTTACTTTTGAAAAGTTTGTTGAAACCAAATGGAAAGCTCTATTGCATGACCGACCTCTTTTCCATCAAAACCAACTTTGAAAATTGGCACTATAAAAACGATAAAACCCACGTAGTATTTTATTCTGAAACAACACTTAAGTGGATACAACAGTCTTTTAATTTTACGGATGTAGAAATTGACGGAAGATTGATTGTTTTTACTAGTTGA
- a CDS encoding glycosyltransferase has product MKVLVIQQKMIGDVLTSTVLFEVLRNHFPKAELHYLVNSHTIPVIENNPVIDKVIPFTNEMESSKSEFKALREQVKKEDYDVVIDAYAKISSAWIAKSSGAKYRISYKKWYTQFAYTHTFSRHNMSLTQAGLAIENRLMLLSPIIKEIEQSCKPKIYLTDTEAKKAKEVLQKHKIDISKELFMISALGSNEFKTYPLPFMAKLLNYVVEQTNGQLLFNYIPSQKPEVEELYNLCSPKTQQHIFLELYGKSLREFMALTHHCDALIGNEGGAINMAKALGVKTFSIFCPWIKKEAWNIFEDRNNHASVHLFDFTDYKPHFSNKKGARSKGKLNYELFKPELIIPKLHKFLTSENLYPETKRFSATVITLNEESKIARCIESLLPIADDIVILDSFSTDATEAICKKYPVRFIQQKFEGHIQQKNSAIDAAKYDRIISLDADEALSKELQSAILRLKDNWIKDGYYAKRFNNYCGQWIYHSDWYPDRKLRVFDRNKARWGGINPHDTIQMQPGSQTGKLNGSILHWVHTSYEEHSLKVHKFSSIAAREYYKLGRKSGIFDILVKPTWTFFKAYILRLGFLDGFNGLIICTFSAYTTFLKYLKLKQIIKNNSNK; this is encoded by the coding sequence ATGAAAGTACTCGTAATACAACAAAAAATGATCGGTGACGTGTTAACGTCCACCGTGCTATTTGAAGTATTGCGAAACCATTTTCCCAAGGCCGAATTACATTATTTAGTCAATTCTCACACCATTCCCGTAATTGAAAACAATCCTGTTATTGATAAAGTAATTCCGTTTACTAACGAAATGGAGTCTTCCAAGAGCGAATTTAAGGCCTTGCGAGAACAGGTAAAAAAGGAAGACTACGACGTGGTAATCGATGCTTACGCCAAGATAAGTAGTGCTTGGATTGCAAAAAGCTCGGGAGCCAAATACCGTATTTCTTATAAAAAATGGTACACCCAGTTTGCATACACCCACACGTTTTCTCGGCACAACATGTCATTAACACAAGCTGGATTGGCGATTGAAAACAGGCTAATGCTATTGTCTCCTATCATTAAAGAGATTGAACAATCCTGTAAACCAAAAATATACCTTACTGATACTGAGGCAAAAAAAGCAAAAGAAGTATTGCAAAAGCATAAAATAGATATTTCAAAAGAACTATTTATGATCAGTGCTTTGGGAAGCAACGAGTTTAAAACCTACCCACTTCCTTTTATGGCAAAACTTCTGAATTATGTAGTGGAGCAAACCAATGGTCAACTGCTTTTCAATTACATTCCCAGTCAAAAACCAGAGGTAGAAGAGCTTTATAATTTGTGCAGCCCAAAAACACAACAGCACATATTTTTGGAGCTTTACGGCAAAAGTCTTCGTGAATTTATGGCTCTCACTCACCATTGTGATGCTTTAATAGGCAATGAAGGCGGCGCAATAAATATGGCAAAAGCACTGGGCGTAAAAACATTTTCTATATTCTGTCCTTGGATAAAAAAAGAAGCGTGGAATATTTTTGAAGACCGAAACAATCACGCTTCAGTGCATTTATTTGACTTTACAGACTATAAACCTCATTTTTCCAATAAAAAAGGTGCACGCTCTAAAGGCAAGTTAAATTATGAGCTTTTCAAACCAGAACTCATTATTCCAAAATTGCATAAATTTCTGACAAGTGAAAACCTGTATCCTGAAACTAAACGTTTTTCTGCAACTGTAATTACGCTAAATGAAGAAAGTAAAATTGCCCGATGTATTGAATCGCTTCTTCCCATCGCCGATGATATTGTAATATTGGACTCTTTCAGTACCGATGCTACGGAAGCCATTTGCAAAAAATATCCAGTTCGGTTTATCCAACAAAAATTTGAAGGACATATTCAACAGAAAAATTCGGCTATCGATGCGGCAAAATACGATAGGATCATTTCTCTCGATGCCGATGAGGCACTAAGTAAAGAATTACAATCCGCCATTTTACGATTAAAAGATAATTGGATAAAAGACGGCTATTATGCCAAGCGATTCAATAATTATTGCGGGCAATGGATTTACCATTCAGATTGGTACCCAGATAGAAAACTTCGTGTTTTTGACCGCAATAAAGCCCGTTGGGGAGGCATTAACCCACACGATACTATACAAATGCAACCCGGTTCACAAACAGGAAAATTAAACGGAAGTATTTTACATTGGGTGCATACAAGCTATGAAGAACACAGTTTAAAGGTTCACAAATTTTCCTCTATTGCTGCAAGGGAATATTATAAACTAGGCAGAAAATCCGGTATATTTGACATTTTAGTAAAACCGACTTGGACCTTTTTTAAAGCGTATATTTTACGCCTTGGTTTCCTGGACGGTTTCAACGGATTAATAATTTGTACCTTTAGCGCCTACACTACTTTTTTAAAGTATTTAAAACTGAAACAGATTATTAAAAACAACTCCAATAAATAA